A single genomic interval of Rhinatrema bivittatum chromosome 12, aRhiBiv1.1, whole genome shotgun sequence harbors:
- the NAGS gene encoding N-acetylglutamate synthase, mitochondrial, with protein sequence MATVQVSIVASRVLCQPATLLQQSGKKLAPRHFGLATGNGGTESGGALGVRQRQLLDSKMRVSRHLALGTRPSYDELPSDHWETSAEISSTSPPVNRSMVQRDIRAFLNECGGTPSEAHRWLAQFQTMNLACNKPFAVIEVDENIFSCKKSLTSVAFALAFLQRMDMKPLVVIGLPSHESSTDMASFWKTKAQLSDNCKTLVDALHQHAATAVPFFNGGSVLGAREPSHTSSFSSLTSVATDLLSWCLQSGNIPIICPIGETPSGQSVLLDSLEVTATISRILLPLKIIFLNTSGGLKDLCEKVVGSVNLPADLELMRKAPWINHKQQQQVEVIVDLLNRLSSDSSAVITSAKTLLTELFSNKGSGTLFKNAERIRRYESLEEIDQEKLISLVNKSFGKTLKDNYMATIHPRLHSIYLSEGYNAAAIITKEPVLNGTPYLDKFVVSSTKQSQGSGQMLWQCVRQDLEHLFWRSRATNPINPWYFKHSDGSFSNKQWIFFWFGLSDFRDAYELVNHAKSLPDSFAKAHI encoded by the exons ATGGCCACAGTGCAAGTGAGTATAGTGGCCAGCAGGGTCCTCTGCCAGCCAGCCACTCTCCTCCAGCAGAGCGGAAAGAAACTGGCACCAAGGCATTTTGGGCTAGCAACGGGAAATGGCGGAACAGAGAGTGGGGGCGCGCTGGGAGTGAGGCAACGGCAACTGCTCGACAGCAAAATGAGGGTGAGCAGACATTTAGCCCTGGGAACCCGGCCCAGCTACGATGAACTCCCTTCTGACCACTGGGAGACTTCGGCAGAGATCAGCTCCACCTCGCCACCGGTGAACCGCTCCATGGTCCAGCGCGATATCCGGGCTTTCTTGAACGAGTGCGGTGGGACCCCCAGCGAGGCTCACCGTTGGCTGGCACAGTTTCAGACCATGAATCTCGCTTGCAACAAACCATTTGCAGTCATTGAG GTGGACGAGAACATCTTCAGCTGCAAGAAGTCGCTAACCAGTGTGGCCTTTGCCTTGGCCTTCCTCCAGCGCATGGACATGAAGCCGCTGGTTGTGATAGGGCTGCCCAGCCACGAATCCTCCACAGACATGGCTTCCTTCTGGAAGACCAAGGCCCAGTTGTCAGATAACTGCAAGACCCTGGTGGATGCCTTGCACCAGCACGCTGCCACTGCCGTGCCTTTCTTCAATGGAGGCTCTGTGCTCGGAGCCAGGGAACCCAGCCACACCTCCAG TTTCAGCAGCCTGACCTCAGTGGCAACGGATTTGCTGAGTTGGTGCTTGCAGTCTGGCAATATCCCCATCATCTGCCCCATTGGAGAGACGCCTAGTGGGCAGTCAGTGCTGCTCGATTCCCTAGAGGTCACTGCCACCATTTCCAGAATCCTGCTGCCCCTCAAGATCATATTCCTGAACACATCGGGAGGCCTGAAAGACCTCTGTGAAAAG GTGGTGGGAAGCGTCAACCTGCCCGCAGACCTGGAGCTGATGAGAAAGGCCCCCtggataaatcacaagcagcagcagcaggtggaagtcATCGTTGACCTTCTGAACCGCTTGTCCTCAGATTCCTCGGCCGTCATCACCTCCGCCAAGACTCTTCTCACTGAGCTCTTCAGTAACAAAG GGTCAGGCACCCTGTTCAAGAATGCTGAGCGCATACGCCGCTATGAGTCCTTGGAAGAGATTGACCAGGAGAAGCTGATCTCCCTCGTCAACAAGTCCTTCGGGAAGACGCTGAAAGATAACTACATGGCTACTATTCACCCTCGGCTACATTCCATCTATCTTTCCGAAGG ATATAATGCGGCTGCAATCATCACAAAGGAGCCCGTGCTGAATGGTACCCCCtatctggacaagtttgtggtcAGTTCCACCAAGCAAAGTCAAGGTTCAGGTCAGATGCTCTGGCAGTGCGTCcgtcaggacctggagcatctcTTCTGGAGGTCTCGTGCCACAAACCCCATCAATCCCTG GTATTTCAAGCATTCTGATGGCAGCTTCTCCAATAAGCAATGGATCTTTTTTTGGTTTGGCCTCTCAGATTTCAGGGATGCTTATGAACTAGTGAATCATGCAAAAAGCCTCCCAGATTCCTTTGCTAAAGCTCACATCTAA